In Liquorilactobacillus nagelii DSM 13675, the following proteins share a genomic window:
- the hisG gene encoding ATP phosphoribosyltransferase, whose protein sequence is MSLKIALTKGRVEHQVLPLLEAAGINCSLLKEKNRKLIINTANGEFQFILAKGPDVTTYLNAGAVDIGIVGSDILTEQRNQQAELLDLKVGQCQFVLASTNNFNFNQPGRKVIGTKYPLITQRYFEKLGRDVEIIKIEGSVELAPLIGLADAIIDITETGSTLRENNLYVYDYLDLVSTRLVANRMSLKQHATEIFSLVDRLMSVVQDLNQSGNQGSRIK, encoded by the coding sequence ATGTCACTTAAAATTGCTTTGACTAAAGGGAGGGTAGAACATCAGGTACTACCACTATTGGAGGCGGCTGGGATCAATTGTTCATTGTTAAAAGAAAAAAATCGCAAGTTGATTATTAATACTGCCAACGGTGAGTTTCAATTTATCTTAGCCAAAGGACCAGATGTTACTACTTATTTGAATGCTGGTGCGGTTGATATTGGAATTGTTGGAAGTGATATCTTGACTGAGCAGCGCAATCAACAAGCAGAGTTGTTAGATCTTAAAGTTGGACAATGTCAATTTGTTTTAGCTTCAACTAATAATTTTAATTTTAATCAACCGGGACGTAAGGTAATTGGGACTAAGTATCCATTAATTACTCAACGTTATTTTGAAAAACTTGGACGCGACGTTGAAATCATCAAAATTGAAGGCTCAGTTGAACTAGCCCCCCTAATTGGTTTAGCAGATGCAATTATTGATATTACAGAAACTGGCAGTACTTTACGCGAAAATAATTTATACGTTTATGACTATTTGGACTTAGTATCAACTAGATTAGTAGCAAATCGAATGTCTTTGAAGCAGCATGCAACTGAGATCTTTTCACTTGTTGATCGGTTAATGTCAGTAGTACAAGATTTAAATCAATCTGGAAATCAAGGGAGTCGAATTAAATGA